The window CGCGCTGCCCGTGCGACTCCGGCACGAACACCGCCACCAGGACGAGGGCGGCGAGGATGACCGGCGCGTTGATCCAGAACACCGAGCGCCAGCCGAAGGCCGCGATGAGCGCCCCGCCGGTGACCGGCCCGGCCGCCATGCTGAGCCCGAAGACGGACGCCCAGACGCCGATCGCCCGGGCCCGCTCCCGGGGGTCGGGCATCGTGTTCACCACGATCGCCAGGGCGACCGGGCTGAGCATCGAGGCACCGACCCCCTGGGCGGCCCGGGCCGCGACGAGGAAGCCGAGCGAGGGCGCCACCGCGCAGGCGAGCGAGGCGAGGCCGAAGACGACCAGCCCGGTCCGGAACACGCGCCGGCGGCCGAAGCGGTCCGCGAGGGCGCCGGCCGAGATCAACAGACCGGCCAGGACGACGGTGTAGGCGTCCACGACCCATTCGAGCCCGCTGGTGCCCACCGCCAGCCCGCGCCCGATCTCGGGCAGGCCGACGTTGACGATGGTGGTGTCCAGCCCGACCAGGAACATGCTCAGCGCGCACACGGCGAGCACCGTCCACCGTCGGCGGGTGCTCAGTGCGGGTCGATCAGCCAGGATTGTCGTGGTCACGGGCCCACCTTCGGTTCGGTAACGTCTGCGGCCCCATGCTCGGACCGGGCGGCAGCGCCGGCCCAGCATCTTTGCGAAGACCGCAAAAACGCGCTCCGGCCCGCCCGAGGGGCCGGACGGACCGGAGGCACCCCATGAACGGCGACCGCACCGACCCCGTGAAGTCCGTGAAGCCCGGGGAGCCCGTGACGCCCGTGGAGTCCGGGGAGCCCGTCGCGCCGGTGGCCGGTGGCGACGACGTCGACGAGATCCTCGCCGGCATCGGGCCGCGGCTGCGGGCCCTGCGCCGCGACCGCGGGCTCACCCTGGAGGCCCTCGCGGAGACCACCGGGATCTCGGTGAGCACGCTGTCGCGCCTGGAGTCGGGCAAGCGGCGCCCGACCCTCGAACTGCTCATCCCGCTCGCGCGCACGCACCGGGTCGCCCTGGACCAGCTGGTCGCGGCCCCGGCGACCGGGGATCCGCGCCTGCACCTGAAGCCGCAGCACCGGGAGCGCGGCAACGTCCTGGTGCCGCTGACGCAGTACCCGGGCCGGGTCCAGGTGTTCAAGCAGGTGCTCGCCCACCGCGAGCCCAAGCTGGTGACCCACGCCGGTTACGAATGGCTGTACGTGCTCGCCGGCGGCCTCCGGCTCATTCTCGGCGAGCGCGAATTCACCCTCCGCCCGGGCGAGGTGGCCGAGTTCGACACAGGTGAGCCGCACTGGTTCGGCCCCGTCGACGCGAACGCGGTGGAGATCCTGCACCTGTTCGGCCCACACGGCGACCAGGCCGTCGTACGTACCGGGTCTGCCAGGCAGGCCCCTTGACGGTCCGTCCGTTGGGGCCCGGCCGTCGCGCGGGCGGCCGCGCCACCGCCGGGCGGCGCCATCTTGGCGGCGCCGCCCGGCAGTTCGGGGTGCGGGTCGGCGGCTAGATGCCGAAGGCGTCGGCCCAACGGACCGTCCCGGACGGCAGCGGGTGCCGGTCGTCCAGGCTCAGCGCCATCCACGCCTCGTCGGGCGCGTCGACGGTGAGAACCAGTCCGTGCGCGGAGGCGCGGACGAAGCCGAACCGCGGGTAGTACGACGGGT of the Kitasatospora sp. NBC_01246 genome contains:
- a CDS encoding helix-turn-helix domain-containing protein, whose product is MNGDRTDPVKSVKPGEPVTPVESGEPVAPVAGGDDVDEILAGIGPRLRALRRDRGLTLEALAETTGISVSTLSRLESGKRRPTLELLIPLARTHRVALDQLVAAPATGDPRLHLKPQHRERGNVLVPLTQYPGRVQVFKQVLAHREPKLVTHAGYEWLYVLAGGLRLILGEREFTLRPGEVAEFDTGEPHWFGPVDANAVEILHLFGPHGDQAVVRTGSARQAP